In Caldicellulosiruptor obsidiansis OB47, a single window of DNA contains:
- a CDS encoding MotE family protein yields the protein MAEAKLVENLTTENKPKEKEKKKRKGLLIFLIIFLILAGASFATVYFNLFGAKNALDTFLKKTPFVKNKNKVQTVDMQEIYEKQIADLQKQKETLQSKLSLLEKQNSNLQKQIEDLTVKISDLTSKQVDAQNKIKYFASLLQNMDSKKAAKIVENLLDTDSQVANDVLSAIPSEAASEILSNIAPEKTIKLLGISNSNQKTISEDISVLTNIYKNIDPKIAASIFENMMSDNTKYTLVVRILKSLDTKTSSQIISNMSAENAAKVTSSLSALR from the coding sequence CAGAAGCTAAACTTGTAGAGAATTTAACAACTGAAAACAAGCCAAAAGAGAAAGAAAAGAAAAAGAGAAAGGGCTTATTAATATTTTTAATAATTTTTCTGATTCTTGCTGGAGCATCGTTTGCTACTGTGTACTTCAATCTTTTTGGAGCAAAAAATGCTTTAGATACGTTTTTAAAGAAAACCCCATTTGTAAAGAATAAAAATAAAGTCCAAACTGTAGATATGCAAGAGATTTATGAAAAACAGATTGCAGACCTTCAGAAACAGAAAGAGACTCTTCAGTCAAAACTTTCTTTACTGGAAAAGCAAAATTCTAATTTGCAAAAGCAGATAGAGGATTTGACTGTTAAAATATCCGACCTTACTTCAAAACAGGTAGATGCTCAAAACAAAATAAAATATTTTGCAAGTTTGCTTCAGAATATGGATTCAAAAAAAGCTGCAAAGATAGTTGAGAACTTATTAGACACAGATAGTCAAGTAGCAAATGATGTGCTTTCAGCAATACCCTCCGAAGCTGCATCAGAGATACTATCAAATATTGCGCCTGAGAAGACGATAAAATTATTAGGGATTTCAAATTCAAACCAGAAGACAATTTCTGAAGATATCTCTGTTTTGACTAATATATATAAAAACATTGACCCAAAAATTGCAGCATCAATATTTGAAAATATGATGAGCGATAATACAAAGTATACATTAGTAGTTAGAATATTAAAGTCACTTGATACAAAAACTTCTTCGCAGATAATAAGTAACATGAGCGCTGAAAATGCTGCAAAGGTCACATCAAGCCTTTCAGCATTAAGATAA
- a CDS encoding flagellar hook-length control protein FliK, which produces MNSQVVIDANMLLFKTSAATSNTSNTKDMKNKSLSFQDILEKKIDNSKEVDRKDNVLPKRITVVRKDTIVSSEKQTEKNEANLQKDEIVPKEEPQNLSTEVNVQPQILQTQIMEFLNLIFNLLKSGENMDKLNLNQLFQSNNIQGIDFSNLQFQSLQTTMDSNQYLSSNISKMTISQLLQNFAQKMVQSTEDQQMFDFVFVKGDSSNTEKFYKLLGEIIFDKHDQNRFFDIKSNDDSILEVLRKLFAEDKNELKGFNTENKEGILGKVLKEIQNVMERSDDQKLINVLNTQNIDTVNKTLDFIEKVSSDNGLKKETFLKQLLQEKETNTNEEKIQTKPDVLDLRQHTFALENKMESISSFQDDKNIREIRMSLINQLAEKISIVNKQNLTTLQVSIKPEWLGNVVIELSKDNSGKIFGNLIVSSPHVKEILEGSLNGLLTILKDQGINISQLNVSLGGNFNGQQYQDHQRFSQRRNLVFQDSEDSSRSIESLIYELNESILNLRA; this is translated from the coding sequence TTGAATTCGCAAGTGGTTATTGATGCTAATATGCTGTTATTTAAAACATCTGCTGCAACATCTAATACAAGTAATACAAAAGATATGAAGAACAAGAGCTTATCATTTCAAGATATTTTGGAAAAGAAAATCGATAATTCAAAAGAGGTAGACAGGAAAGATAATGTATTGCCAAAAAGAATAACAGTAGTTCGAAAAGACACTATAGTATCTTCTGAGAAACAAACAGAAAAGAATGAAGCTAATCTTCAGAAGGATGAAATTGTTCCAAAAGAAGAGCCACAGAATTTGAGCACAGAAGTCAATGTCCAACCTCAAATACTGCAAACTCAGATAATGGAGTTTTTAAACCTTATTTTTAATTTACTTAAAAGTGGAGAAAACATGGATAAATTAAATTTAAATCAGCTTTTTCAATCCAATAACATTCAGGGGATTGACTTTTCAAATTTACAGTTTCAGTCTCTACAGACGACAATGGATTCAAATCAATATTTGAGTTCTAATATTAGTAAGATGACAATTTCGCAGCTTTTGCAAAATTTTGCTCAGAAAATGGTGCAAAGTACTGAGGACCAGCAGATGTTTGACTTTGTGTTTGTTAAGGGCGATAGTTCAAATACAGAAAAGTTTTACAAATTATTAGGAGAAATTATTTTTGACAAGCATGATCAAAATCGGTTTTTTGATATTAAATCAAATGATGATTCAATATTAGAAGTTTTAAGAAAGCTGTTTGCAGAAGATAAAAATGAATTAAAAGGTTTTAACACAGAGAATAAGGAAGGAATTTTAGGTAAGGTTTTGAAAGAGATCCAAAATGTAATGGAAAGATCAGATGACCAAAAACTGATTAATGTTTTAAATACGCAAAATATAGATACGGTAAATAAAACTCTTGATTTTATTGAAAAAGTGTCGAGTGACAATGGTCTTAAAAAAGAAACTTTTTTGAAGCAGCTTTTACAAGAAAAAGAAACAAATACAAATGAAGAAAAGATACAGACAAAGCCAGATGTATTGGATTTGAGACAACATACTTTTGCGCTTGAAAACAAAATGGAAAGTATTTCTTCTTTTCAGGATGATAAAAACATAAGAGAAATTAGGATGTCTTTAATTAATCAGCTGGCAGAAAAGATTTCTATAGTAAACAAACAAAACCTTACAACATTGCAGGTGAGTATAAAACCCGAATGGCTTGGAAATGTTGTGATTGAACTTAGCAAAGATAACAGCGGTAAGATTTTTGGTAATCTCATTGTATCATCTCCCCACGTAAAAGAAATCTTAGAAGGCTCATTAAATGGGCTTCTTACCATACTGAAAGACCAGGGGATAAATATATCGCAGCTGAATGTAAGCTTGGGAGGAAATTTTAACGGGCAACAGTATCAGGACCACCAGAGGTTTTCACAGAGAAGAAATTTAGTTTTTCAGGATAGTGAAGATAGTAGTAGAAGTATAGAGAGTTTGATATATGAGCTGAATGAAAGTATTCTTAATTTAAGAGCTTGA